Proteins encoded by one window of Micromonospora coxensis:
- a CDS encoding LacI family DNA-binding transcriptional regulator, whose amino-acid sequence MKRPTIADVARRAGVSKGAVSYALNGQPGVSEATRQRILAIAAEIGFSPSSAARALSGATANAVGLALCRPARILGIEPFFMELISGVEAELSARSYALTLQVVADQEAEIAVYRRWWAERRVDGVFVCDLRTDDRRIPALEELQLPAVVIGGPGHTGSLTSVWSDDAAALVETVEYLVALGHRRIARVGGLPSLLHTEIRTDAFGEVCRRLGLDEAVTVWSDYTGEEGARATRRLLSSANRPTAVIYDNDVMAIAGLSVAQEMGLAVPGDLSIVAWDDSPLCQLVHPPLTALGRDIPAYGAHAARQLLAVIAGEPVTGLQDETAHLTPRGSTAPPRQR is encoded by the coding sequence GTGAAGCGGCCGACCATCGCCGACGTCGCCCGACGCGCCGGGGTGTCCAAGGGCGCGGTGTCGTACGCGCTCAACGGACAGCCCGGGGTCTCGGAGGCCACCCGCCAACGGATCCTGGCCATCGCCGCCGAGATCGGCTTCAGCCCGAGCAGCGCCGCCCGCGCGCTCTCCGGGGCCACCGCCAACGCCGTCGGGCTGGCCCTGTGCCGGCCGGCCCGGATACTGGGCATCGAGCCGTTCTTCATGGAGCTGATCAGCGGCGTCGAGGCGGAACTCTCCGCCCGGTCGTACGCGCTGACGTTGCAGGTGGTGGCCGACCAGGAGGCGGAGATCGCGGTCTACCGGCGTTGGTGGGCCGAGCGCCGGGTCGACGGGGTGTTCGTCTGCGACCTGCGCACCGACGACCGGCGGATCCCCGCCCTGGAGGAGCTGCAACTGCCGGCGGTGGTGATCGGCGGGCCGGGGCACACGGGCAGCCTGACCAGCGTCTGGTCCGACGACGCGGCGGCGCTGGTGGAGACGGTGGAGTACCTGGTGGCGCTCGGGCACCGGCGGATCGCCCGGGTCGGCGGGTTGCCCTCGCTGCTGCACACCGAGATCCGCACCGACGCCTTCGGCGAGGTGTGCCGGCGGCTCGGGCTCGACGAGGCGGTCACCGTCTGGTCGGACTACACCGGCGAGGAGGGGGCCCGGGCCACCCGGCGCCTGCTCAGCTCCGCCAACCGGCCCACCGCGGTCATCTACGACAACGACGTGATGGCGATCGCCGGGCTCTCGGTCGCCCAGGAGATGGGGCTCGCCGTCCCGGGCGACCTGTCGATCGTGGCCTGGGACGACTCTCCGCTCTGCCAGCTGGTGCACCCGCCGCTGACCGCGCTCGGGCGGGACATCCCGGCGTACGGCGCGCACGCCGCCCGCCAGCTGCTGGCGGTCATCGCGGGCGAGCCGGTGACCGGCCTGCAGGACGAGACCGCCCACCTCACGCCACGGGGCAGCACCGCGCCGCCCCGACAGAGGTGA
- a CDS encoding ABC transporter substrate-binding protein has product MKRSWTHWARVAVAGAASLVMVAACSGRSTSDDADSGGAVTLKINFWGDFGLQDLKTKYEAANPNVKIQLNSGEYNAQHEDLQKKLVAGNGAADIAAIDEGFMVQFRGQADKFVNLLDKGAGSYESKYLPWKWKQSLSADGKTQIGLGTDVGGLAMCYRTDLFQAAGLPTDRDQVSALWPTWDKFIEVGQQYTTKTKKKFVDSGTNLFNPILGQQQVGFYNDQEQLQLEQGPKVAFDYTVKAVQSGLSANLVSFQADWDKGFTSGAFAVLPCPAWMLGHIQQTAPGTKGKWDIAAVPGGGGNWGGSFLTIPKQGKHVDEAYKLLEWLVQPEQQIEIFKKVGNLPSQPALYADPAIAEFKNPFFNDAPVGQIFPKMAQGLTPQYLGKKNGPTRVAVENVIRRVENRTLKPDAAWAEAVKEAEKAGKS; this is encoded by the coding sequence ATGAAACGGTCCTGGACCCACTGGGCCCGCGTGGCGGTGGCCGGCGCCGCCAGCCTGGTCATGGTCGCGGCGTGCAGCGGCAGGAGCACCAGCGACGACGCCGACTCCGGTGGCGCCGTCACCCTGAAAATCAACTTCTGGGGCGACTTCGGGCTCCAGGACCTCAAGACCAAGTACGAGGCCGCGAACCCGAACGTCAAGATCCAGCTCAACTCGGGCGAGTACAACGCCCAGCACGAGGACCTGCAGAAGAAGCTGGTGGCCGGCAACGGCGCCGCCGACATCGCGGCGATCGACGAGGGCTTCATGGTCCAGTTCCGCGGTCAGGCCGACAAGTTCGTCAACCTGCTCGACAAGGGCGCCGGGTCGTACGAGAGCAAGTACCTGCCCTGGAAGTGGAAGCAGTCGCTGTCGGCCGACGGCAAGACCCAGATCGGTCTCGGCACCGACGTCGGCGGCCTGGCCATGTGCTACCGCACCGACCTGTTCCAGGCCGCCGGGCTGCCCACCGACCGCGACCAGGTCTCCGCCCTCTGGCCCACCTGGGACAAGTTCATCGAGGTCGGTCAGCAGTACACCACCAAGACGAAGAAGAAGTTCGTGGACTCGGGCACCAACCTGTTCAACCCGATCCTGGGCCAGCAGCAGGTCGGCTTCTACAACGACCAGGAGCAGCTCCAGCTGGAGCAGGGCCCGAAGGTCGCCTTCGACTACACCGTCAAGGCCGTCCAGAGCGGGCTCTCGGCCAACCTGGTCAGCTTCCAGGCCGACTGGGACAAGGGCTTCACCAGCGGTGCCTTCGCCGTCCTGCCCTGCCCGGCGTGGATGCTCGGCCACATCCAGCAGACCGCACCCGGCACCAAGGGCAAGTGGGACATCGCCGCGGTGCCCGGCGGCGGCGGCAACTGGGGTGGCTCCTTCCTGACCATCCCCAAGCAGGGCAAGCACGTCGACGAGGCGTACAAGCTGCTGGAGTGGCTGGTCCAGCCGGAGCAGCAGATCGAGATCTTCAAGAAGGTCGGCAACCTGCCGTCGCAGCCGGCGCTCTACGCCGACCCGGCGATCGCCGAGTTCAAGAACCCGTTCTTCAACGACGCCCCGGTCGGCCAGATCTTCCCCAAGATGGCGCAGGGCCTCACCCCGCAGTACCTGGGCAAGAAGAACGGCCCGACCCGGGTCGCGGTGGAGAACGTCATCCGCCGGGTGGAGAACAGGACCCTCAAGCCGGACGCCGCCTGGGCGGAGGCGGTCAAGGAGGCCGAGAAGGCCGGCAAGTCCTGA
- a CDS encoding carbohydrate ABC transporter permease, producing the protein MSTTRAAPAQSRRRAAPGRGGSGPDERRLTWRNRLYRADMRYMPYLMIAPFFLLFLVFGLFPLVFNGVVSLRNYRLDDPTLPYWAGLENFTRLVGDEDFWNALYNTFGIFLLSSVPQLLLALVVASLLNRKLRAQTWWRVGILLPYVTPIVASSMVFSVFFSRDFGMANWLLGLFGYGSPEAPIDWRADKLHSWTAIATMVNWKWIGYNALLYLAAMQSIPRDVYEAAAIDGAGPWKQLWKITVPMIQPVIVFTVVLSTIGGLQLFTEPMLFDPNAQIATGGPNGEWQTIAQLIYKVGWKDLNLGYAAAMSWALFLIILVVAGINTLLTNRLSGGRR; encoded by the coding sequence ATGTCCACCACCCGTGCCGCGCCCGCGCAGTCGCGCCGCCGAGCCGCGCCAGGGCGCGGCGGCTCCGGACCCGACGAGCGGCGGCTCACCTGGCGCAACCGGCTGTACCGCGCCGACATGCGCTACATGCCGTACCTCATGATCGCGCCGTTCTTCCTGCTCTTCCTCGTCTTCGGGCTCTTTCCGCTGGTCTTCAACGGCGTGGTCTCGCTGCGCAACTACCGGCTGGACGACCCGACGCTGCCGTACTGGGCCGGGTTGGAGAACTTCACCCGGCTCGTCGGTGACGAGGACTTCTGGAACGCGCTCTACAACACCTTCGGCATCTTCCTGCTCTCCTCGGTGCCGCAGCTGCTGCTGGCGCTGGTGGTGGCCTCGCTGCTCAACCGCAAGCTGCGCGCGCAGACCTGGTGGCGGGTGGGCATCCTGCTGCCGTACGTGACCCCGATCGTCGCCTCGTCGATGGTGTTCAGCGTCTTCTTCTCCCGCGACTTCGGCATGGCCAACTGGCTGCTCGGCCTGTTCGGCTACGGCAGCCCGGAGGCTCCGATCGACTGGCGGGCCGACAAGCTGCACTCCTGGACCGCCATCGCCACCATGGTCAACTGGAAGTGGATCGGCTACAACGCGCTGCTCTACCTGGCCGCCATGCAGTCCATCCCGCGCGACGTCTACGAGGCGGCGGCGATCGACGGCGCCGGGCCGTGGAAGCAGCTGTGGAAGATCACCGTGCCGATGATCCAGCCGGTCATCGTCTTCACCGTGGTCCTGTCCACCATCGGTGGCCTGCAGCTCTTCACCGAGCCGATGTTGTTCGACCCGAACGCCCAGATCGCGACCGGCGGACCGAACGGCGAGTGGCAGACCATCGCCCAGCTCATCTACAAGGTCGGCTGGAAGGACCTCAACCTCGGCTACGCCGCCGCCATGTCCTGGGCGCTGTTCCTGATCATCCTGGTCGTCGCCGGCATCAACACGCTGCTGACGAACCGTCTCTCGGGAGGCCGTCGGTGA
- a CDS encoding carbohydrate ABC transporter permease, whose product MGRAPQDTPAGLGTYLLLAVTMLFAAFPLYWMFVIATSNDEALAKLPPAVVPGDQFMTNVDEVFSLQDVYFAASLVNSLIVSTVVTASVLFFCSLAGFAFAKLRFAGRNALMLFVILTLTVPNQLGIVALYIVMGKLGWNGTLLAVIAPGLVTAFGVFYMRQFIVNTVPDELVESARVDGATTMRVYWNIVLPAIRPALAVLGLLTFVATWNDFQWPLITLSGTDYPTSMVAISDLASGNYVIYRRVLAGAFIATVPLLIMLFIGGRQIVRGIMEGAVKS is encoded by the coding sequence ATGGGCCGGGCGCCGCAGGACACCCCGGCCGGCCTCGGGACGTACCTGCTGCTGGCCGTCACCATGCTCTTCGCGGCGTTCCCGCTGTACTGGATGTTCGTCATCGCCACCAGCAACGACGAGGCGCTGGCGAAGCTGCCGCCGGCCGTCGTGCCCGGCGACCAGTTCATGACCAACGTCGACGAGGTCTTCTCCCTCCAGGACGTCTACTTCGCCGCCTCGCTGGTCAACAGCCTCATCGTCTCCACCGTGGTGACCGCCTCGGTGCTCTTCTTCTGCTCGCTGGCCGGGTTCGCCTTCGCCAAGCTGCGCTTCGCCGGTCGCAACGCGCTGATGCTCTTCGTGATCCTCACCCTGACCGTGCCCAACCAGCTCGGCATCGTGGCGCTCTACATCGTGATGGGCAAGCTCGGCTGGAACGGCACCCTGCTCGCGGTCATCGCGCCCGGCCTGGTCACCGCGTTCGGCGTGTTCTACATGCGCCAGTTCATCGTCAACACGGTCCCCGACGAGCTGGTCGAGTCGGCCCGGGTCGACGGGGCCACCACCATGCGCGTCTACTGGAACATCGTGCTGCCGGCGATCCGTCCGGCGCTGGCCGTGCTCGGTCTGCTGACCTTCGTCGCCACCTGGAACGACTTCCAGTGGCCGCTGATCACGTTGAGCGGCACCGACTACCCGACCTCGATGGTGGCCATCTCCGACCTGGCCAGCGGCAACTACGTCATCTACCGGCGGGTGCTGGCCGGCGCGTTCATCGCCACCGTGCCGTTGCTGATCATGCTCTTCATCGGTGGCCGGCAGATCGTCCGCGGAATCATGGAAGGTGCGGTGAAGTCGTGA